Sequence from the Sphingomicrobium clamense genome:
CGGTGGTCTCGCGTACCATCTCGCGCATAGCGCCCATGCTGGGCGTGCGGCCGAACATGGGACGCGAACCCGACATGAGCGAAGTCCTGCCCTACGTGTTCGAAGACGAATAGGAATTTTCATGCGCCTGTCCGAACTCACCTCGCGCGGGAGCGAGGTCGAAGTCACCGGATTCTCGATCGACAATCGCAAGGTCGAACCCGGCCACGTGTTCGGCGCCTTTCGCGGTGCGGTCCATAATGGCGAGGACTTTATCGAGGACGCGGTCGAACGCGGCGCGGTCGCGGTCGTGTGCCGTGACGGAATCGGCACCTTCAAGGCGCAGCGCATCGCCTCCGACAATCCGCGCGAGACCTTTGCCGAAATGGCGGCGAAATTTTACGGACCCTATCCCGAAAATGTCGTCGCGGTCACCGGTACCAACGGCAAGACCTCGACCGTCGAGATGTGCCGCCAGATGTGGCGCATGATGGGCAAGCGCTCGGCCTCGATCGGGACGCTGGGCGTGACGACGTCGGACGACCAGGTGAAAACCGGGTTGACCACGCCCGACATCGTCACCTTCCTCAACAATATGGCCGGCCTCAAACGCATGGGGATCAGCCATGTCGCTTACGAGACTTCCAGCCACGGGCTCGACCAGCATCGCGCCGAGGGCGTGCCGCTGAAAGCTGCTGCTTTCACCAATTTCTCGCGCGACCATCTCGACTATCACGAGACGATGGAGGCCTATTTCGAGGCCAAGATGCGGTTGTTCGATGAGCTTTTGCCCGAGGACGGCACCGCGGTGGTGTGGACCGACGACGAATATTCCGATGCGGTGATCGCGCGGGTCAAGCAGCGCGGCCTCAAGCTGCTGACGGTGGGAGAGCGGGGCGAGACGATCCGGCTCGGCGACCGTCGCTCGACCGCGCTCGGCCAGGCGATGGCGATCACGCACGATGGCGAGACGCACCTGCTCAAGCTGCCGTTGATCGGCGGCTACCAGGCGGCCAACGTGATGACCGCGGCGGGGCTGATGCTCGCCACCGGCAGCGGGTTTGGCGACGTCTTCGCCGCGATGGGGCGGGTCAGTCCGGTACGCGGGCGGCTCGAACGCGCGGTGATCACCAAGAAGGGTGCGCCCATCTATGTCGACTATGCCCACACGCCCGACGCGCTGGTCGCGGCGATCGAGGCGCTGCGCCCGCATGTCGAGAAGAAGCTGATCACCGTGTTCGGCGCTGGCGGCGACCGCGACCGCGGTAAGCGCGCCCCGATGGGCATGGTCGCTGCCGAGGCAAGCGACATCGTCATCGTCACCGACGACAATCCTCGTAGCGAGGACCCGGCCACGATCCGCGCCGAAATCCTCGAAGGCGCGCCCGATGCCATCGAGGTCGAAGGCCGCCGCGCCGCGATCGAAAAGGCGATCGCGCTGGCCGAGGCGGGTGACATCGTCCTTCTGGCGGGCAAGGGCCACGAGCAGGGCCAGATCATCGGCGACGTCACCCATCCCTTCGACGACGGCGAAGTCGCTCGGGAGTGCGCCGCGTGAGCCTGTGGACCTCCGACGAAATCGCCGCCGCGACCGGCGGCACGGCGAGCGCCGAATTCGAGGTTAGCGGCGTCGCCTTCGACAGCCGCGAGATCGAGCCCGGCCACCTGTTCGTCGCGATGCCCGGGACGCAGTTTGACGGGCACGATTTTGTAGGAAAGGCGATCGAAAACGGCGCAACCGCGCTGCTCGTCAGCAAACCGCAGCAGCATCCGCACGTCCTCGTCGACGACGTCGCCGCCGCGCTCGAAGCGCTGGCCAAGGCGGCGCGCGCGCGGCTGTCGGACGAGGCGGTGGTCATCGGCGTGACCGGGTCGGTGGGAAAGACCTCGACCAAGGAAGCGCTCTACGCAGCGCTCGACCGCGCAAGCCTCGGCAAGGCGCACCGCTCGGTGAAGAGCTACAACAACCATACGGGCGTCCCGCTCAGCCTCGCGCGCATGCCCCGCGACACCAGATATGGCGTGTTCGAGATGGGGATGAACCATGCCGGCGAAATCGCTGCGCTGACCAAGCTCGTGCGCCCGCACATCGCGATGGTCACCACCATCGCCCCCGCGCATATCGAAAATCTGGGCACCATCGAAGCGATCGCCGATGCCAAGGCGGAAATCTTCGAGGGTCTCGAAGAGGGCGGCACCGCGATCGTTCCCGAGGACGTCCACCAGCGCGACCAGCTGGTGAAGGCGGCGCGCAAGCATGCGGCGCGCACGCTGACCTTCGGCTCGGGCGAGGCGGATGCGGCGGTGATCCACTCGGTCCCGGCGCGCGCGGGCGGCTCGCTGGTGACCGCGCGGCTGCCGGGGCGCGAGGTGACCTTCACCATCGCGCAACCGGGCGCGCACTGGGTCATGAACGCGCTCGCCGTGCTGGCGGCGGTCGGCGAGGCGGGCGCGGACGTCGCGGTCGCGGGGCTCGCGCTGGCCGATATGGGCGGACTTGCGGGACGCGGCGCGCGCCACCGGATCAAGGTCAATGGCGGCGAAGCGCTGCTGATCGATGAAAGCTACAACGCCAACTCGGCCTCGATGGCGGCGACGCTGGCAACCTTGGGCGCCGAGAAGGGCCGCAAGGTCGCGGTGCTGGGCGCGATGAAGGAGCTGGGCGAGGAAAGCGAGCGACTTCACGCCGAGCTGGCGGGCCCGGTGCGCGAGGCAGGGGTCGAACAGCTGATCCTCGTGGGCGACGAGATGGCCGCGCTCGAGGCGGCGCTGCTCGGCGAAATCCCGATCACGCGGGTCGAGAATGTCGAGCTCGCCACGCAGGCGCTGCAGCAGACCATCCGCATGGGCGACGCGGTGCTGGTCAAGGCGTCGAACAGCGTCGGGCTTGCAAAGCTGGTGAGCGCGATGGCAGGGGGGCGCTGATGTTATATCTGATTGCCGAATGGCTCGACTTTGCGGGGCCTTTGAACCTCATTCGCTACATCACCTTCCGTGCTGGCGCGACGACTGCGACGGCGCTGCTCATCGGGCTGCTGCTCGGCCCCAAATTCATCAACTGGCTGCGCAAGACGCAGGGCAAGGGCCAGCCGATCCGTGCCGACGGGCCGCAGAGCCATCTCGCCAAGCGCGGGACGCCGACGATGGGCGGACTGCTGATCCTCGTGTCGCTGGGCATTTCGGTGCTGCTGTGGATGGACCTTACCAACGTCTATGTCTGGTCGGTGCTGCTGGTCATCGCGGGCTTCGGGCTGATCGGATTTCTCGACGATTACGACAAGGTGAAGAAGGCGCATCATGCGGGGCTTTCGGCCAAATTCCGCCTGCTGCTCGAGTTCGCGATCGGCGGGCTCGCGACCTGGCTGATGGTGCGCGTGAGCGGGACCGATCTGCACCTGCCCTTCATCCAGGGGTCGGTGATCGATCTCGGCTGGCTCTACATCCCCTTCGGCGCGTTCGTGATCGTCGCGTTCGGCAATGCGGTAAACCTTACTGACGGGCTTGACGGGCTGGCGACCATGCCGGTGATCATCGCCAGCGTGGCCTTCGCGCTGATTGCCTACCTCGTCGGCAACGCGGTGTTCGCGGAATATCTCGGCATCCCCCACGTGCTGGGGGTGGGCGACCTTACCGTCGTGCTGCTCGGCATCGTCGGGGCGGGGCTCGCCTTCCTGTGGTTCAACGCGCCGCCCGCCGCCGTGTTCATGGGCGACACGGGCAGTCTCGCGCTGGGCGGCGGACTGGGCGCGATCGCGGTCGCGACGCACCATGAATTCGTGCTGGCGATCATCGGTGGGCTGTTCGTGCTCGAAGCGGTCAGCGTGATCGTGCAGGTCTTCTTCTACAAACGCACGGGCAAGCGCGTCTTCAAGATGGCGCCGATCCACCATCATTTCGAACATCTCGGCTGGAGCGAGCCGACGGTGGTGATCCGCTTCTGGATCATCAGCTTCGTGCTGGCGCTCGCGGGCCTTTCGACGCTCAAACTGCGGTGATCCTCTCCGAAGCCTGGCAGGGAAAGCGTTACGCCGTCTACGGCCTCGCCCGCTCCGGCCTGGCGAGCGTCGAAGCGCTGGTGCGCTCGGGCGCGAAGGTCGCCTGCTGGGACGACAAGGAAGAGGCAAGGAACGCCGCGTCGCCCTTTGCCGAGCGGATCGATTTTCTCGAGGCGGGGCTGGAAGGCTTCGACGCGCTGGTCGTCTCGCCGGGCGTGCCGCTCAACCGCCATCCGATCCGTGAGCTGGCCGAGAAGGCCGGGTGCGAGATCATCGGCGACGTAGAGCTGTTCGCGCGAGCGCGGGGGACGCTGCCCGAGCATAGTGTGGTCGGCATCACCGGCACCAACGGCAAGTCGACCACGACCGCGCTGATCACGCATATCCTGAAAGAGTCGGGCGTGCCGGCGACGATGAGCGGGAATATCGGCGTGCCGATCCTGTCGCAGGATCCGCTGCCCGCAGGCGGGGTCTATGTGCTCGAACTATCGAGTTACCAGATCGACATTACGAAAAGCCTCGATTGCGAGGTTGCCGTGCTACTCAACGTAACGCCCGATCATCTCGATCGCTATGACGGGTTCGAGGCCTATCGCGACAGCAAGCTCCGGCTGTTCGAGATGCAGGGCGAGACCCGGGTCGAGATCGACATGCGCGACATGAAACTGGCCTTTGACGGGACGCCCGGGGGGTGGAGCGCTTCCTTGGCAGGGCCGCACAATTTCGAGAACGCCACTGCAGCCATTTTGGCCTGCTCTGCGCTGGGGCTGGAGCGTGACCAGATCGAAACGGGCCTCGCCAGCTTTGCCGGCCTCCCGCACCGGATGGAGCAGGTGGCGGAGAAAGACGGCGTCCGCTTCGTCAACGACAGCAAGGCGACCAACCCGGCATCCGCCGCCCCCGCGCTGGCGGCCTACGACAAGGTGCGCTGGATCGTGGGCGGGCAGG
This genomic interval carries:
- a CDS encoding Mur ligase family protein, yielding MILSEAWQGKRYAVYGLARSGLASVEALVRSGAKVACWDDKEEARNAASPFAERIDFLEAGLEGFDALVVSPGVPLNRHPIRELAEKAGCEIIGDVELFARARGTLPEHSVVGITGTNGKSTTTALITHILKESGVPATMSGNIGVPILSQDPLPAGGVYVLELSSYQIDITKSLDCEVAVLLNVTPDHLDRYDGFEAYRDSKLRLFEMQGETRVEIDMRDMKLAFDGTPGGWSASLAGPHNFENATAAILACSALGLERDQIETGLASFAGLPHRMEQVAEKDGVRFVNDSKATNPASAAPALAAYDKVRWIVGGQAKTESLDELEPQLGHVVKAYLIGESEDLWARLLDGKVETVRCGTLEEAVKVAAADASAGEVVLLSPACASFDQFAHFEARGDAFREAVERL
- the mraY gene encoding phospho-N-acetylmuramoyl-pentapeptide-transferase, translating into MLYLIAEWLDFAGPLNLIRYITFRAGATTATALLIGLLLGPKFINWLRKTQGKGQPIRADGPQSHLAKRGTPTMGGLLILVSLGISVLLWMDLTNVYVWSVLLVIAGFGLIGFLDDYDKVKKAHHAGLSAKFRLLLEFAIGGLATWLMVRVSGTDLHLPFIQGSVIDLGWLYIPFGAFVIVAFGNAVNLTDGLDGLATMPVIIASVAFALIAYLVGNAVFAEYLGIPHVLGVGDLTVVLLGIVGAGLAFLWFNAPPAAVFMGDTGSLALGGGLGAIAVATHHEFVLAIIGGLFVLEAVSVIVQVFFYKRTGKRVFKMAPIHHHFEHLGWSEPTVVIRFWIISFVLALAGLSTLKLR
- a CDS encoding UDP-N-acetylmuramoyl-tripeptide--D-alanyl-D-alanine ligase; translation: MSLWTSDEIAAATGGTASAEFEVSGVAFDSREIEPGHLFVAMPGTQFDGHDFVGKAIENGATALLVSKPQQHPHVLVDDVAAALEALAKAARARLSDEAVVIGVTGSVGKTSTKEALYAALDRASLGKAHRSVKSYNNHTGVPLSLARMPRDTRYGVFEMGMNHAGEIAALTKLVRPHIAMVTTIAPAHIENLGTIEAIADAKAEIFEGLEEGGTAIVPEDVHQRDQLVKAARKHAARTLTFGSGEADAAVIHSVPARAGGSLVTARLPGREVTFTIAQPGAHWVMNALAVLAAVGEAGADVAVAGLALADMGGLAGRGARHRIKVNGGEALLIDESYNANSASMAATLATLGAEKGRKVAVLGAMKELGEESERLHAELAGPVREAGVEQLILVGDEMAALEAALLGEIPITRVENVELATQALQQTIRMGDAVLVKASNSVGLAKLVSAMAGGR
- a CDS encoding UDP-N-acetylmuramoyl-L-alanyl-D-glutamate--2,6-diaminopimelate ligase translates to MRLSELTSRGSEVEVTGFSIDNRKVEPGHVFGAFRGAVHNGEDFIEDAVERGAVAVVCRDGIGTFKAQRIASDNPRETFAEMAAKFYGPYPENVVAVTGTNGKTSTVEMCRQMWRMMGKRSASIGTLGVTTSDDQVKTGLTTPDIVTFLNNMAGLKRMGISHVAYETSSHGLDQHRAEGVPLKAAAFTNFSRDHLDYHETMEAYFEAKMRLFDELLPEDGTAVVWTDDEYSDAVIARVKQRGLKLLTVGERGETIRLGDRRSTALGQAMAITHDGETHLLKLPLIGGYQAANVMTAAGLMLATGSGFGDVFAAMGRVSPVRGRLERAVITKKGAPIYVDYAHTPDALVAAIEALRPHVEKKLITVFGAGGDRDRGKRAPMGMVAAEASDIVIVTDDNPRSEDPATIRAEILEGAPDAIEVEGRRAAIEKAIALAEAGDIVLLAGKGHEQGQIIGDVTHPFDDGEVARECAA